One Alosa alosa isolate M-15738 ecotype Scorff River chromosome 22, AALO_Geno_1.1, whole genome shotgun sequence DNA segment encodes these proteins:
- the LOC125287198 gene encoding DNA-directed RNA polymerase II subunit RPB1-like: protein MKYSSYSFPLAQYSPTRYSSYTPSSTYTPSAVSSYSAATHYTPTSHLTSSHYTPTHYSSSSTASKYLPSSYSSSYTPSLYTPVAQIKLSSITVPVDPSS, encoded by the coding sequence ATGAAGTACAGCAGCTACAGCTTCCCCCTGGCGCAGTACTCCCCCACGCGCTACAGCAGCTACACGCCGTCGTCCACCTACACGCCCTCGGCGGTCAGCAGCTACTCGGCCGCCACGCATTACACGCCCACGTCCCACCTCACTTCCTCCCACTACACGCCCACCCACTACTCGTCCTCGTCCACAGCGTCCAAGTACCTGCCGTCCAGCTACTCGTCCTCCTACACGCCGTCCCTCTACACACCTGTGGCGCAAATTAAGCTGTCCTCCATTACCGTCCCTGTAGATCCCTCGTCC
- the LOC125287199 gene encoding protein phosphatase 1 regulatory subunit 27-like, whose translation PPGIARDQADLRRASSTRATEARQTSARRTSIKSTAAPTSVAADDNATATTGADPDATATDPDASPQVVVKPVRNVRFPNDIIFQDFVRHGDLEQIGRFMRARKVRLDKFFLSGMAALHEAVLSGNLECVKLLVFYGADVHQRDEDGWTPLHMACSDSFPEIAKYLISKGAGTEAANANGDRPADLIDPECKELVEMFKVGCV comes from the exons CCGCCGGGAATCGCCCGAGACCAGGCAGACCTCCGTAGGGCTTCCTCCACCAGGGCCACTGAGGCCAGGCAGACCTCCGCCCGGAGGACCTCCATCAAGAGCACTGCCGCCCCCACCAGCGTTGCCGCCGACGACAacgccaccgccaccaccggGGCTGACCCCGACGCCACTGCCACTGACCCTGATGCCTCCCCACAGGTGGTCGTGAAGCCCGTGCGCAACGTCCGCTTCCCCAACGACATCATCTTCCAGGACTTTGTGCGCCATGGCGACCTGGAGCAGATTGGACGCTTCATGCGGGCTCGCAAGGTCCGGCTGGACAAGTTCTTCCTGTCCG gcatggcAGCGCTCCATGAGGCTGTGCTCTCTGGGAATCTGGAGTGTGTGAAGCTCCTGGTCTTCTACGGAGCCGATGTCCACCAGAGAGACGAGGACGGATGGACACCACTACACATGGCCTGCAGCGACAGCTTCCCTGAGATCGCCAa GTACCTGATATCCAAGGGTGCGGGTACCGAGGCCGCCAACGCTAACGGAGACAGGCCCGCTGACCTCATCGACCCCGAGTGCAAAGAGCTGGTCGAGATGTTCAAGGTCGGCTGTGTCTGA